In Chroicocephalus ridibundus chromosome 21, bChrRid1.1, whole genome shotgun sequence, the sequence gaggtccccaagggtccctaggggtgcccaggggtccccaagggttccctagggtccccaggggtccccaagAGTGCCcaggggtctccagaggtccccaaGCATACCCAGGAGTCCCCAAGGGTGCCCAGGGGTCTCCAGGGGTCCCCAGGAGTCCCAAGGGTCCCCAAGCATGtccaggggtgcccaggggtcTCCAGGGATGCCCAagggtccccaagggtccccagggGTCTCCAGCGGTCCACAAGTGTCCCCAGGGGTGCCCAAGGGGCCCCAATGATCCCaaggggtctccagaggtccccaaGGGTCCCTAGGGGTTTccaggggtccccaagggtccccaggggtccccaagAGTGCCCAGGGGTGCTCAGGGGTGCCCGCCGCCCCTGACGCCTGGGATCCGGCAGGAGGAAGGGCTCCCTGAAGGCCAAGAAATGGAGATCCATCTTCAACCTGGGCCGCTCCAGCCACGAGGCCAAGCGCAAGCTGGCGAAGGCGGAGGAGAAAGGTGGGGGAGCCCCCGgtcccgtcccctgtccccccgccccgggctggggtCCGGAGGGAAGGACCCCATCGCtcggggtgtccccagccccgaccccactgCTGCCCCACAAGTCCCcgttccccttctcctccctccccagacGACAAGTGCGGTAAAATCAGCTTGCGGCCGGCCAAGAGCATGGACTCGCTCAGCTCCGTCCCCTTCGCCAGCGACGGTAAGAGGGATGCGCCCTCCCGCGGGAACCGTCCCCGAGGTGGGATCATCCGGacagggtggggaagggaggggatggaggggacagggatggcgaTGGAGAgagaagggatgggatgggacggggtgggatggggtgggatgggatgggatggagaagggacggggatgggatgggatgggatgggatgggatgggatggggagagcagggatgggatgggatgggatgggatgggatgggatgggatgggatgggatgggatggggaaaggacggggatgggaaagagaagggatggggatgggatgggatggggagagcagggatgggatggaggggacagggatggaggggacaaagatgggatggaggggacagggatgggatgggatgggatgggatgggatgggatgggatgggataggatggggagagcagggatgagaggaggggacagggatggaggggacaaagatgggatggaggggacagggacgggatgggatgggatgggatgggatgggatgggatggggagaacAGGGATGAGAGGAAGGGACAGGGATGAAGGGGACAAagatgggatggaggggacagggacgggatgggatgggatgggatgggatgggatgggatgggatgggatggggagagcagggatgggatggaggggacagggatcgggatggaggggacagagACGTGATGGGATGTGGATGGAGAAGATGGCAtaggggtggaggggacagggatgggatggaggggacagggatggggatggacaaGCTGCCGGGCATCGCCCCCGTCCCCCAGCTCGGCAACCTCCGTGGTGCCACCCAGCCGGGTCCCCAggtgcggggaggggacaggggacacctcCGGGCCCTGACTCTCCCCCCCGCCGGGCGCAGACGACCCTCGGCTGAGCAAGAAGCGGTCGGTGAAGCAGCCGCCGCAGCGCCGGGAGAGCTTCGACACCTGCCCCTCGCCGCCGGGGAGCTGCCCCGAGCTGGACGAGAGCCTGGAGGAGAAGCCGAAGGGGCCGGAGGAGCTGCGGAGCCCCGAGTCGGAGGGCGAAAGCAGCACCAAGTCGGAGCCCACCACCCCCAAAGCCGGCCGGGCCTCGCTGGTGGCCCCCGGCCGCTCGCCCAAGGCCGCCCGCAGCCGTGCCGAGAAGTGCGCGGGGGTCCACATCTCCGGCCCCTTCTCCGTCACCGTCCCCTTCCACATCACCTCCAACCTCTCCCGCCTGAcgcgggggctgccctgcccggcgctggaccagggcagggacccccccgccagccccccgccgcccgccccacgCTCCCACGGGGatccccagccccgcgccggggaggggcggccgccgggacccccggggtgcCGGGGGACACAGCGGGGCGAGTCCCCCccggcaggggaggggaaggcggaCGCGGAGCAGACCCGGCTCTCCCTGGAGCTGCGGGATTCCTTCGCCTTCCTGGACAGCCAGGAGACGTGGCtggagggcggcggggacggggagccGGCGGCGTGGTCCCTGCTGCCGGACAGCCTGCCGGGGGACGGCGAGGGGTCCCCGGCCAtggaggaggggatggagagcGGGTTCATGAACGTAAGCTGGCACGGCCGTCCCTGGGCTTTGGGCCGGGGTGGGAGTGCCGGAGGCGGGCAGAGGGTCACCTCCACTGTCCCTGGTCAgggtggggacagaggggacaggatggggacagaggggacagggacgggatggaagggatagggatgggatgcaggggaCAGTGATGGGAATGGAGGGGACGGGGATGGCATGgaggagacagggatggggacagaggggatagagatgggatggaggggacaaggatggggacagggatgggacggaggggacagggatggagggatgggatgaagggaacagggatggggatggaggggataaGGATggcatggaggggacagggatggggacagggaacagagatggggatgaggggacagagatGCGATGGGATGTGGATGGAGAAGATGGTGTAGGGATGGAGGGGCCAGGGATGGCATGGAGGGGACGGGAATGGGATGGAAGGGAAtaggtggggatggagggaacagggatggggacggagggcacagggatggggatggaggggacagggatgggacggATGCAACAATGATGGGGATGAGGGcacaaggatggggatggaggggacagggatggggacagaggggacagcgatgggatggaggggacagggtggcatCGACCCTTCCAGCCCTAGTGCCGGGTCTCAGGGCTGTGCtctgtgggtttgggggggtccccggTGTGACTGTCACACTCCCGCCTGTCCCTGTCTCCGTCCCCAGCCAGGAGAGCCCCCAGTGGAGCATCCCGACAGCTACCTCTCCATCGAGGAGTGCATGGACGAGATGTTCTTCATGGCTCCCAGCGGCTCCGACGCCGAGGACCGCGCCGGGGACACCGACTCGGACGACATGTTCCTCAGCGCCCACGACGACCTCAGCCCGCTGGTGGCATTGCTGGAGCTCCCCCACCAGCCACCGGGCGAGGGGACCTCCCTGGAGACCCAGGCACCGGCCCGAGCCGGCGCCGAAGGCACCGCCGTGCCGCAGGACAGGTCTCCAACGCCAGGGCTGTACCCCGCGGAGGAGGATGCTCTGGGTGAGGGGGAGCACTCTGGGGACCCCGCCGGGGTGCCGGCAgagggggggacacccccagggcagggaggtggcggggagggggcggcagaTGGCGGCACCGACCCCAGCAGAACTGAGTCCAGCAGCGAAGCCGGGCCGGGGGACGAggccggaggagccgggggctgtgcgggagcggggccggctccCGACACATCAGATGGTGAAGTCGAAGTGGATGGAGCTGGCTCCAGTCCCCCCGCCCCAGAGGAGCCTGGGGAGGGCGAACCCCCGCCTTCAACGgggtcccctccagcctcctcacCGGAGGAGCccccccaggagccagcagagccCCTGGTCCCCGGGTCTGTCCCCGAGGTTGTCCCCGAGGCTGTCCCCAAGGCTCTCCCGCCCGCCACGGCCAGCATGGAGGTGACCGTTGCcgcccccaggagcagccccgctTCCCCCTCGCTCTCCGCCTCAGCCCCGGAGCTGTACGTTGCTCCCCCCGAAGCCCCGCCGCCGAcccaggctgagccccccgggGCTCCGGGGCTCCCCGAGGCCGTGGCCGTCCTGCGCCATGACGGCAGCGCCCCGGCGCGCCTGGCCGCCCGCACCGTGCGGGTGCAGCAGGCCCGCTCCGTCCCCGTCGTGCCCCCCAAGCCTCAATTCGCCAAGATCCCCCCGGCCCTGCAGCCGTGGACACCCCCAGCCATGGCGGGGGACGCCGCCGCGACCCCCCAGCGGGTCCCCAGCCCCCCGGCTCCCGAGGGGCCTCCTGGGGCGGGCAGGAGAGCAGGATGGCGGGAGGGCGGCAGCGTCTCCTTCGACGAGGCGGTGGCCATGGCCGCCCAGCAGCAGCCGGCCCAGGCGCCGGTGAGGAGGATCCAGACCTACAGCGGGGGGGagccggcgcccgccgcccccaaGGCCCTGCCCTTCCAGAGGAGTCCCCTGAGGCCACGGCTGCTGCGGCCCCTCAGCTGCGTGGCCGCCCCCGAGGCCGAGGCGACGGGGAGGAGCCGCCGGAGCCTCACCCGGCCGCCGGCACAGgccgagggggcggcgggcgagCGCTGAGctgcggggacgcggggacggcgGACATTTGTGCCCCTGTGCGGGCGACAACGGGGTCAATAAAGGCTTTGTCTGCCGCCACGGCCTCCTTCCACGCAACATGGTGGCGCGCGGGGCGGCCTcagggcggggcggcgcggggggtcCCCACGCAGCACCAAGagccgggacggggcgggggggtgagcagggagggggggtccctggggaccggcGGTGGGGGGCGGTTGTGGCAAGCGGGGTGCGAAGGCAGGTGGCCACCGCCCGCCTCCAAGATGGCGCCGCCCTCACCCAAGATGGCGCCGGGCGGAAGCGCCGCGCTTCGCCGTCTAAGATGGCGGCTGGCGCGCGGCGAGAtggcgccggcggggcggggaggggaagaaggggaaggggaagagtagCGGGGGGAGGCCCCGTGCCCggcgccaagatggcggcggcggcggcgcgctgCGGCGGGGGTGCGCGGCGCCCCggcccaagatggcggcggcggcgagcccgGCTTCCGCCCTCACCCGTCatggcggcgcggcggcgccctGCGCATGTGCGGGGCTCCATGGCGAGACAAGGGGCCGAGCGCGCGCAGGGCGGCCCGGCGCGGCGAGGtaacggcggggccgggctggggccgcggcgggggcgggacgggaccGGACGGAATCCGACGggaccccccctctcccctctcccggCCCGCGGGGACGCTCCCGGTGGGtgcgggcccggccgcggcccccgggCCCAGCCGTCGCTTCCCCCGGCGGGGTgcgggtccccccccccctccttccccgggccTGTCACCCCCCtcccggccgcggcggcgcccccccccccgcgcctgtCACCCCCCGCGGACGCCCCCTTtccctgcccggggtgggggggtgacatCGGGCCAATCCCCCTCCCGGGAGCGGCCGGTTTTGGGGcaaggccggggtgggggggccgcCGAGCCGGGCCCGGTGCTGCCGTGTGTGTGTcgtccgtgtgtgtccccccccccccccccccgttcccgGTCCCCTGAGCGGTGACAAAgacggggggcgggggtggggggcggagcgcggtggcggcggcgagTCCGGGGtcagcggtggggggggggggggagtgacGGGACACGGCCCCCAAAGTgtcacccgggggggggggggggggtgggtggctttggggacagcgGTGTCACCCGGGATACGAAAGcgaaacgggggggggggggccaaaaTGGTGCTGGAGGCCCCGCCTGCTGCCCGGTGGTGGCCGGTGTCCTGGCACGGTGGCGACCGGAGGCAGCCATGGTGGCCTGTGGCCGGTTGCGGTGGCCGACGCGGGGCCCGGTTGCCGCGTCCCCCGGTGCCttcgcacccccccccccccctcccccgccatgTCCCGCTTGTCCCCGcgctgtccccctgccacccccggggacGTGTccctccccggggtgggggggggctggcgtcgggccggaggaggaggaggaggaggaggaggaggaggaaggccggGCCCGTCCCTCAgctgccgccgctccccgcagGGCTGTGAAGGCCGGAGGCTCCTCTGCGACTGATGCCCGTGGGCGCGGAGCGATGAAGGGGTGAGTCCCGACGCCCCCTTTTCCCTatattccacccccccccacccccaaacatcCCGGCTCTCCGCCGGTAACGGGGTCGCGGGGGTGCCGGCTCCGGTGTGACGGGGGTCCCCGGtgcctcacacccccccccccctcaccccggcaggcagcagaaagcagccgAGACGGAAGAGGGAACGGTGCAAATCCAGGAAGGTgagcggggacaccccccccccacacacacacacacccccccatcctCTCTGCGCCGTTGGTGGGGGGCGCGGGGCTCGGGCTGCCCCGGGAGGAAGCCGCTAGCCCCCGGTTTAGCCCCAGCACGGGGCACAGTGTGGCTGGTGGCACGTGCCAGGCTAATGCCGCCCCTGTCCTTGCCCCTGGAGAGGGGACGTGGCTCTGAGCTCCCCTCtgtggcacagggacccccactCTGTGCGGTGGGGGGCTCGGGCTGCCCCGGGAGGAGGTCACTAGCCCCCGGTTTAGCCCCGGCACGGGGCACAGTGTGGCTCGTGGCGTGTGCCAGGCTAATGCCAGCCACCGTCCTTgcccctgggagaggggacacggcTCCACACTCCAGTCTGTGGCAAGGGTGCCCCGCTTTGCACCGTGGGGGGGTTCGGGCTACCCCAGGAGAAGGCCACTAGCCCTGGCCATGCCTGGTTTAGACCCGGCACCGGGCACAGTGTGGCTGGTGGCAAGTGCCAGGCTAATGCCAGCCACCGTCCTTGCCCCTGGGAGAGGGGACGTGGCTCCGAGCTCCCCTCTGTGGCATGGGGACCCCCCCTCTGCGCCgtggtggggatggggctgccccGGGAGGAGGCCACTAGCCCCCGGTGTAGCCCCGGCATGGAGCACAGTGTAGCTGGTGGCATGTGCCGGGCTAATGCCAACCCCCGTCGTTggccctgggagaggggacacagctccaCGCTCCACTCCGTGGCAAGGGCGCCCCGCTTTGCGCCATGGGGGGGTTCGGGCTACCCCAGGAGAAGGCCACTAGCCCTGGCCATGCCCGGTTTAGACCCGGCACTGGGCACAATGTGGCTGGTGGCACATGCTGGGCTAATGCCAGCCCCCATGCTTGCCCCTGGAGAGGGGACGCGGCTCCGAGCTCCCTCCtgtggcacagggacccccccccctgtACTGTGGGGGGCTCGGGCTGCCCCGGGAGGAGGTCACTAGCCCCTGGTTTAGCCCCGGCACGGGGCACAGTGTGGCTGGTGGCACATGCCGGGCTAATGCCAGCCCCTGTCCTTGCCCCTGGGAGAGGGGACGTGGCTCTGAGCTACGCTCTGTGGAACAGGGACCCCCCCCTGTACTGTGGGGGGCTTGGGCTACCCCGGGAGGAGGCCACTAGCCCCTGGTTTAGCCCCGGCACGGGGCACAGTGTGGCTGGTGGCACATGCCGGGCTAATGCCAGCCCCTGTCCTTGCCCCTGGGAGAGGGGACGCGGCTCTGAGCTACGCTCtgtggcacagggaccccccccccgtaCTGTGGGGGGCTTGGGCTACCCCGGGAGGAGGCCACTAGCCCCTGGTTTAGCCCCGGCACGGTGCACAGTGTGGCTGGTGGCACATGCCGGGCTAATGACAGCCCCTGTCCTTgcccctgggagaggggacacggcTCTGAGCTACGCTCTGTGGAACAGGGACCTCCCGGCCCTGTACTGTGGGGGGCTTGGGCTACCCCGGGAGGAGGTCACTAGCCCCTGGTTTAGCCCCGGCACGGTGCACAGTGTGGCTGGTGGCACATGCCGGGCTAATGCCAGCCCCTGTCCTTGCCCCTGGGAGAGGGGACGTGGCTCTGAGCTATGCTCTGTGGAACAGGGACCTCCCGGCCCTGTACTGTGGGGGGCTTGGGCTACCCCGGGAGGAGGCCACTAGCCCCTGGTTTAGCCCTGGCACCGGCACAACGTGGTAGAATCTGTgccgcggcgggggggtgggttCGGGCTACCCTGGGAGGAGGCCACGAGCCCCCACTGCGCCCGGTTTGGCACCGGGCACAATGTGGCCGGTGGCACGTGGCGGGCTAATGCCAGCCCTGTCCTCACCCCTGGGAGAGGGGACGCGGCTCCGAGCTCCCCTCCGTGGCATGGGGACCACCACCCCCTCCCGACCCCCGGGccgcgtccccgtcccccgtcatggcctttcccccccccctccccaccccccccccgccccccctttcTGCCTTAAGGTGCAGTGGCCACAGGTGAGGATCCCACCAGCGTGGCTATTGCCAGCATCCAGTCGGCGGCCACCTTCCCCGACCCCAACATCAAGTATGTCTTCCGCACAGAGAACGGCGGGACGCAGGTgggcagcccccgcgcccggggggggggggtgtcggggggggtcaaaagggttttttttgggggggtcaaaagggtttttttgggggggtcagaaggggttttttgggggggtcagaaggggttttttggggggtcagaagggtggggtttggggtcagaagggtttttggggggtcaggagggtggggtttggggtcaggaggggggtgtggggagtcagaagggttttttgggggggtcagaaggggggtttggggggtcaaaagaggggtttgggggtcagaaggggttttttgggggatcAGAAGGGCGGGGTTTGGGGTCAGAAGGGTTTTTGGGGGGTCAggagggtggggtttggggtcaggaggggggtgtggggggtcagaag encodes:
- the ARHGAP30 gene encoding rho GTPase-activating protein 30 isoform X1, producing the protein MSLALKARQKARRKGGGKERVFGCDLLEHLQQSGQDVPQVLRSCTEFVEQHGVVDGIYRLSGVSSNIQRLRQEFDGDRCPDLQKDVYLQDIHCVSSLCKAYFRELPNPLLTYQLYDKFADAVAIQMEEARLVKIKEVLKELPLPHYRTLEFLMRHLLRMASHSSRTNMHARNLAIVWAPNLLRSKDIEATGFNGTAAFMEVRVQSIVVEFVLTHVEQLFGDAPLRGGESPRRSLLLGGGVPGDAQPPPYHVPAALSQGDGPPPIRPYHTIIELSDHRRKGSLKAKKWRSIFNLGRSSHEAKRKLAKAEEKDDKCGKISLRPAKSMDSLSSVPFASDDDPRLSKKRSVKQPPQRRESFDTCPSPPGSCPELDESLEEKPKGPEELRSPESEGESSTKSEPTTPKAGRASLVAPGRSPKAARSRAEKCAGVHISGPFSVTVPFHITSNLSRLTRGLPCPALDQGRDPPASPPPPAPRSHGDPQPRAGEGRPPGPPGCRGTQRGESPPAGEGKADAEQTRLSLELRDSFAFLDSQETWLEGGGDGEPAAWSLLPDSLPGDGEGSPAMEEGMESGFMNPGEPPVEHPDSYLSIEECMDEMFFMAPSGSDAEDRAGDTDSDDMFLSAHDDLSPLVALLELPHQPPGEGTSLETQAPARAGAEGTAVPQDRSPTPGLYPAEEDALGEGEHSGDPAGVPAEGGTPPGQGGGGEGAADGGTDPSRTESSSEAGPGDEAGGAGGCAGAGPAPDTSDGEVEVDGAGSSPPAPEEPGEGEPPPSTGSPPASSPEEPPQEPAEPLVPGSVPEVVPEAVPKALPPATASMEVTVAAPRSSPASPSLSASAPELYVAPPEAPPPTQAEPPGAPGLPEAVAVLRHDGSAPARLAARTVRVQQARSVPVVPPKPQFAKIPPALQPWTPPAMAGDAAATPQRVPSPPAPEGPPGAGRRAGWREGGSVSFDEAVAMAAQQQPAQAPVRRIQTYSGGEPAPAAPKALPFQRSPLRPRLLRPLSCVAAPEAEATGRSRRSLTRPPAQAEGAAGER
- the ARHGAP30 gene encoding rho GTPase-activating protein 30 isoform X2 — protein: MEEARLVKIKEVLKELPLPHYRTLEFLMRHLLRMASHSSRTNMHARNLAIVWAPNLLRSKDIEATGFNGTAAFMEVRVQSIVVEFVLTHVEQLFGDAPLRGGESPRRSLLLGGGVPGDAQPPPYHVPAALSQGDGPPPIRPYHTIIELSDHRRKGSLKAKKWRSIFNLGRSSHEAKRKLAKAEEKDDKCGKISLRPAKSMDSLSSVPFASDDDPRLSKKRSVKQPPQRRESFDTCPSPPGSCPELDESLEEKPKGPEELRSPESEGESSTKSEPTTPKAGRASLVAPGRSPKAARSRAEKCAGVHISGPFSVTVPFHITSNLSRLTRGLPCPALDQGRDPPASPPPPAPRSHGDPQPRAGEGRPPGPPGCRGTQRGESPPAGEGKADAEQTRLSLELRDSFAFLDSQETWLEGGGDGEPAAWSLLPDSLPGDGEGSPAMEEGMESGFMNPGEPPVEHPDSYLSIEECMDEMFFMAPSGSDAEDRAGDTDSDDMFLSAHDDLSPLVALLELPHQPPGEGTSLETQAPARAGAEGTAVPQDRSPTPGLYPAEEDALGEGEHSGDPAGVPAEGGTPPGQGGGGEGAADGGTDPSRTESSSEAGPGDEAGGAGGCAGAGPAPDTSDGEVEVDGAGSSPPAPEEPGEGEPPPSTGSPPASSPEEPPQEPAEPLVPGSVPEVVPEAVPKALPPATASMEVTVAAPRSSPASPSLSASAPELYVAPPEAPPPTQAEPPGAPGLPEAVAVLRHDGSAPARLAARTVRVQQARSVPVVPPKPQFAKIPPALQPWTPPAMAGDAAATPQRVPSPPAPEGPPGAGRRAGWREGGSVSFDEAVAMAAQQQPAQAPVRRIQTYSGGEPAPAAPKALPFQRSPLRPRLLRPLSCVAAPEAEATGRSRRSLTRPPAQAEGAAGER